A part of Camelus ferus isolate YT-003-E chromosome 6, BCGSAC_Cfer_1.0, whole genome shotgun sequence genomic DNA contains:
- the PNMA1 gene encoding paraneoplastic antigen Ma1 — protein sequence MAMTLLEDWCRGMDVNSQRALLVWGIPVNCDEAEIEETLQAAMPQVPYRVLGRMFWREENAKAALLELTGAVDYAAIPREMPGKGGVWKVIFKPPTSDAEFLERLHLFLAREGWTVQDVARVLGLQNPTPAPGPDMPTEMLNYILDNVIQPLVESIWYKKLTLFSGRDIPGPGEETFDPWLEHTNEVIEEWQVSDVEKRRRLMESLRGPAADVIRILKTNNPAITTAECLKALEQVFGSVESSRDAQVRFLNTYQNLGEKLSAYVIRLEPLLQKVVEKGAIDKDNVNQARLEQVIAGANHSGAIRRQLWLTGAAEGPAPNLFQLLVQIREEEAKEEEKEAEAALLQLGLEGHF from the coding sequence ATGGCGATGACACTGTTGGAAGACTGGTGTAGAGGGATGGATGTGAACTCCCAGAGAGCCCTGCTGGTCTGGGGGATCCCAGTGAACTGTGATGAGGCTGAAATCGAAGAGACTCTCCAGGCTGCGATGCCCCAGGTGCCCTATCGAGTGCTTGGGAGAATGTTCTGGAGGGAAGAGAATGCCAAAGCAGCCTTGTTAGAGCTCACTGGCGCTGTGGATTACGCCGCGATCCCCAGGGAGATGCCAGGTAAAGGAGGGGTCTGGAAAGTAATCTTTAAGCCCCCGACTTCAGATGCTGAATTTTTAGAAAGGTTGCATCTCTTCCTAGCGAGAGAGGGGTGGACCGTGCAAGATGTTGCCCGTGTCCTTGGGCTTCAGAACCCCACTCCGGCCCCAGGCCCAGATATGCCAACAGAAATGCTAAACTATATTTTGGATAATGTTATTCAGCCTCTTGTTGAGTCTATATGGTATAAGAAGCTGACGCTGTTCTCCGGGAGGGACATcccggggcctggggaggagaccTTTGATCCCTGGCTGGAGCACACTAATGAGGTCATAGAGGAGTGGCAGGTGTCTGATGTAGAAAAGAGGCGGCGGTTGATGGAGAGTCTTAGAGGCCCTGCTGCTGATGTCATCCGCATCCTAAAGACCAACAACCCTGCGATTACCACCGCCGAATGCCTGAAGGCGCTTGAGCAGGTGTTTGGGAGTGTCGAGAGCTCTAGGGATGCTCAGGTCAGATTTCTGAACACTTACCAGAACCTGGGAGAAAAGTTATCTGCTTATGTCATTCGTCTGGAGCCTCTGCTGCAGAAGGTGGTGGAGAAGGGGGCCATAGATAAAGATAACGTGAACCAGGCCCGCCTGGAGCAGGTCATTGCCGGGGCCAACCACAGCGGGGCCATCCGAAGGCAGCTGTGGCTGACAGGGGCTGCGGAAGGGCCGGCGCCTAACCTCTTCCAGTTGCTGGTGCAGATCCGTGAGGAAGAGgccaaggaagaggagaaggaggctgaGGCCGCCCTCCTGCAGTTAGGCCTGGAGGGGCACTTCTGA
- the MIDEAS gene encoding ELM2 and SANT domain-containing protein 1 isoform X1, whose product MNLQAQPKAQNKRKRCLFGDQEPAPKEQPQPLQAPQQPQAPPQSTRVKEEPYFGHEGPAGAAPASQPVELPPPNSLALLNSVVYGSERTMLSQQVGSVKWPNSVMAPGRGPERGGAGGVSDSGWQQQPGQPPPHSTWNRHSLPLYSGPKGSPHPGMGVSTYYNHPEALKREKGGGPQLDRYGNAVRPVMPQKVQLEVGRPQAPLNSFHMAKKAPNQTLPLQPFQLAFGHQVNRQVFRQGPPPPNPVAAFPPQKQQQQQQQQQATLPQMQLFENFYPMQQPPSQQPQDFGLQPAGPLGQPHLAHHSMAPYPFPPNPDLNPELRKALLQESAPQPVLPQAQIPFPRRSRRLSKEGVLPSTALDGAGTQPGQDPASNLFLHHWPSQQPPPGPLGQPHPEALGFPLELRESQLLSDGERLAPNGREREAPAMGNEEGVRAVGTGDCGQVLRGGVIQSTRRRRRASQEANLLTLAQKAVELASLQNTKDANGSEEKRKSVLASTTKCGVEFSEPSLAAKRAREDSGMVPLIIPVSVPVRAVDPTEAAQAGGIDEDGKGPEQNPTEHKPSVIVTRRRSTRIPGTDAPAQAEDMNIKLEGETSVRKPKQRPRPEPLIIPTKAGTFIAPPVYSNITPYQSHLRSPVRLADHPSERSFELPPYTPPPILSPVREGSGLYFNAIMSTSSIPAPPPITPKSAHRTLLRSNSAEVTPPVLSVMGEATPVSIEPRINVGSRFQAEIPSMRDRTLAAADPHKADLVWQPWENLESSREKQRQVEDLLTAACSSIFPGAGTNQELALHCLHESRGDILETLNKLLLKKPLRPHNHPLATYHYTGSDQWKTAERKLFNKGIAIYKKDFFLVQKLIQTKTVAQCVEFYYTYKKQVKIGRNGTLTFGDVDTSDEKSAQEEAEVDIKTSQKFPRVPPPRRESPNEERLEPKREVKETRKEGEEEMPETQEKGEQEEGRERSRRAAAVKATQTLQANESANDILILRSHESNAPGSASGQASEKPREGPGKSRRALPFSEKKKKAETFNKTQNQENTFPCKKCGRVFYKVKSRSAHMKSHAEQEKKAAALRQKEKEAAAAAATAAAASSHQPALREESGAGERG is encoded by the exons CAGGTGGGCTCAGTCAAGTGGCCCAACTCTGTGATGGCTCCAGGGCGGGGCCCGGAgcgtggaggggctgggggggtcAGTGACAGCGGCTGGCAGCAGCAGCCTGGCCAGCCTCCACCCCACTCAACGTGGAACCGCCACAGCTTGCCCCTCTACAGTGGACCCAAGGGGAGCCCTCATCCTGGCATGGGGGTCTCTACCTACTATAACCACCCTGAGGCactgaagagggagaaaggaggggggcCGCAGCTGGACCGCTATGGAAACGCAGTGCGGCCAGTGATGCCACAGAAGGTGCAGCTGGAGGTAGGGCGGCCCCAGGCACCCCTGAACTCTTTCCACATGGCCAAGAAGGCCCCCAACCAGACGCTGCCCCTGCAGCCCTTCCAGCTGGCGTTCGGCCACCAGGTGAACCGGCAGGTCTTCCGGCAGGGCCCGCCGCCCCCCAACCCTGTTGCTGCCTTCCCGccgcagaagcagcagcagcagcagcagcagcagcaggcaaCCCTGCCCCAGATGCAGCTCTTTGAGAACTTCTACCCCATGCAGCAGCCACCCTCTCAGCAGCCCCAGGACTTTGGCCTGCAGCCGGCCGGGCCACTGGGGCAGCCCCACTTGGCTCACCACAGCATGGCACCCTACCCCTTCCCGCCCAACCCTGACCTGAACCCAGAACTGCGAAAGGCCCTCCTGCAGGAGTCGGCCCCGCAGCCTGTGCTACCTCAGGCCCAGATCCCCTTCCCCCGCCGCTCCCGCCGCCTCTCTAAGGAGGGCGTCCTGCCTTCCACCGCCCTGGATGGGGCTGGCACCCAGCCTGGGCAGGATCCTGCCAGCAACTTGTTCCTGCATCACTGGCCCTCGCAGCAGCCACCACCTGGCCCCCTGGGGCAGCCTCATCCTGAAGCTCTGGGATTCCCGCTGGAGTTGAGGGAGTCACAGTTGCTGTCTGACGGGGAGAGACTGGCACCCAACGGTCGCGAGCGGGAGGCTCCTGCCATGGGCAACGAGGAGGGCGTGCGGGCAGTGGGCACGGGGGACTGTGGGCAGGTGCTACGGGGTGGGGTGATCCAGAGCACGAGACGGAGGCGCCGGGCGTCCCAGGAGGCCAACCTGCTGACCCTGGCTCAGAAGGCCGTGGAGCTGGCCTCACTGCAGAACACAAAG GATGCCAATGGCTCTGAAGAGAAGCGGAAAAGTGTATTGGCTTCAACTACCAAGTGTGGGGTGGAGTTTTCTGAGCCCTCCTTAGCTGCCAAGCGAGCACGGGAGGACAGTGGGATGGTGCCCCTCATCATCCCAGTGTCTGTGCCTGTGCGGGCTGTGGACCCAACCGAGGCGGCCCAAGCTGGAGGTATTGATGAGGATGGAAAGGGTCCTGAACAGAACCCCACTGAACACAAGCCATCGGTCATCGTCACCCGCAGGCGGTCCACCCGTATCCCCGGTACTGATGCCCCAGCTCAG gctgAGGACATGAATATAAAGTTGGAGGGGGAAACTTCAGTGCGGAAACCAAAGCAGCGGCCGAGGCCTGAGCCCCTGATCATCCCCACCAAGGCGGGCACTTTCATCGCCCCTCCCGTCTACTCCAACATCACCCCATACCAGAGCCACCTGCGCTCCCCTGTCCGCCTCGCCGACCACCCCTCTGAGCGGAGCTTTGAACTGCCCCCCTACACACCACCTCCCATCCTCAGCCCCGTGCGGGAAGGCTCCGGACTCTATTTCAATGCCATCATGTCGACCAGCAgcatcccagcccctcctcccatcacACCAAAGAGTGCCCATCGCACCCTGCTCCGGTCTA ATAGCGCTGAAGTCACCCCGCCTGTCCTCTCTGTGATGGGGGAGGCGACCCCTGTGAGCATTGAGCC ACGGATCAATGTGGGCTCCCGGTTCCAAGCGGAAATCCCCTCAATGAGGGACCGTACCCTGGCGGCTGCAGACCCCCACAAGGCAGACTTGGTGTGGCAGCCGTGGGAGAACCTAGAGAGCAGCCGGGAGAAGCAGAGGCAAG tggAGGACCTGCTGACAGCTGCCTGCTCCAGCATTTTCCCTGGAGCCGGCACCAACCAGGAGCTGGCCTTACACTGTCTGCATGAGTCCAGGGGAGATATCCTG GAAACGCTGAATAAGCTGCTACTGAAGAAGCCCCTGCGGCCCCACAACCACCCGCTGGCAACTTATCACTACACAG GCTCCGACCAGTGGAAGACGGCCGAGAGGAAGCTGTTCAACAAGGGCATTGCCATCTACAAGAAGGATTTCTTCTTGGTGCAGAAGCTG ATCCAGACCAAGACTGTGGCCCAGTGTGTGGAGTTTTACTATACCTACAAGAAGCAGGTGAAGATTGGACGGAATGGGACGCTAACCTTCGGGGATGTGGATACAAGTGATGAAAAGTCAGCCCAGGAAGAGGCTGAAGTGGATATTAAG ACTTCTCAGAAGTTCCCAAGGGTGCCTCCTCCAAGAAGAGAGTCCCCAAATGAAGAGAGGCTGGAGCCTAAGAGGGAAGTAAAGGagaccaggaaggaaggggaggaggagatgccagagacccaggagaagggggagcaggaagaggggcGAGAGCGAAGCCGGCGGGCAGCAGCCGTCAAAGCCACACAGACACTACAGGCCAATGAGTCG GCCAATGACATCCTCATCCTCAGAAGCCACGAGTCCAATGCCCCTGGGTCTGCGAGTGGCCAAGCCTCAGAGAAGCcaagggaggggccagggaagTCACGAAGGGCACTACCGttttcagagaagaagaaaaaagcagagacATTTAACAAGACCCAGAACCAGGAGAATACGTTCCCTTGTAAAAAATGTGGCAG GGTGTTTTACAAGGTGAAGAGTCGCAGCGCCCACATGAAGAGCCACGCAGAGCAGGAGAAGAAGGCGGCCGCtctgaggcagaaggaaaaagaggccgcggccgccgccgccaccgcggccgctgcctcctcccaccagccGGCCCTGCGGGAGGAGAGCGGCGCCGGCGAGAGGGGCTGA
- the MIDEAS gene encoding ELM2 and SANT domain-containing protein 1 isoform X2, producing MNLQAQPKAQNKRKRCLFGDQEPAPKEQPQPLQAPQQPQAPPQSTRVKEEPYFGHEGPAGAAPASQPVELPPPNSLALLNSVVYGSERTMLSQQVGSVKWPNSVMAPGRGPERGGAGGVSDSGWQQQPGQPPPHSTWNRHSLPLYSGPKGSPHPGMGVSTYYNHPEALKREKGGGPQLDRYGNAVRPVMPQKVQLEVGRPQAPLNSFHMAKKAPNQTLPLQPFQLAFGHQVNRQVFRQGPPPPNPVAAFPPQKQQQQQQQQQATLPQMQLFENFYPMQQPPSQQPQDFGLQPAGPLGQPHLAHHSMAPYPFPPNPDLNPELRKALLQESAPQPVLPQAQIPFPRRSRRLSKEGVLPSTALDGAGTQPGQDPASNLFLHHWPSQQPPPGPLGQPHPEALGFPLELRESQLLSDGERLAPNGREREAPAMGNEEGVRAVGTGDCGQVLRGGVIQSTRRRRRASQEANLLTLAQKAVELASLQNTKDANGSEEKRKSVLASTTKCGVEFSEPSLAAKRAREDSGMVPLIIPVSVPVRAVDPTEAAQAGGIDEDGKGPEQNPTEHKPSVIVTRRRSTRIPGTDAPAQAEDMNIKLEGETSVRKPKQRPRPEPLIIPTKAGTFIAPPVYSNITPYQSHLRSPVRLADHPSERSFELPPYTPPPILSPVREGSGLYFNAIMSTSSIPAPPPITPKSAHRTLLRSNSAEVTPPVLSVMGEATPVSIEPRINVGSRFQAEIPSMRDRTLAAADPHKADLVWQPWENLESSREKQRQVEDLLTAACSSIFPGAGTNQELALHCLHESRGDILETLNKLLLKKPLRPHNHPLATYHYTGSDQWKTAERKLFNKGIAIYKKDFFLVQKLIQTKTVAQCVEFYYTYKKQVKIGRNGTLTFGDVDTSDEKSAQEEAEVDIKTSQKFPRVPPPRRESPNEERLEPKREVKETRKEGEEEMPETQEKGEQEEGRERSRRAAAVKATQTLQANESANDILILRSHESNAPGSASGQASEKPREGPGKSRRALPFSEKKKKAETFNKTQNQENTFPCKKCGR from the exons CAGGTGGGCTCAGTCAAGTGGCCCAACTCTGTGATGGCTCCAGGGCGGGGCCCGGAgcgtggaggggctgggggggtcAGTGACAGCGGCTGGCAGCAGCAGCCTGGCCAGCCTCCACCCCACTCAACGTGGAACCGCCACAGCTTGCCCCTCTACAGTGGACCCAAGGGGAGCCCTCATCCTGGCATGGGGGTCTCTACCTACTATAACCACCCTGAGGCactgaagagggagaaaggaggggggcCGCAGCTGGACCGCTATGGAAACGCAGTGCGGCCAGTGATGCCACAGAAGGTGCAGCTGGAGGTAGGGCGGCCCCAGGCACCCCTGAACTCTTTCCACATGGCCAAGAAGGCCCCCAACCAGACGCTGCCCCTGCAGCCCTTCCAGCTGGCGTTCGGCCACCAGGTGAACCGGCAGGTCTTCCGGCAGGGCCCGCCGCCCCCCAACCCTGTTGCTGCCTTCCCGccgcagaagcagcagcagcagcagcagcagcagcaggcaaCCCTGCCCCAGATGCAGCTCTTTGAGAACTTCTACCCCATGCAGCAGCCACCCTCTCAGCAGCCCCAGGACTTTGGCCTGCAGCCGGCCGGGCCACTGGGGCAGCCCCACTTGGCTCACCACAGCATGGCACCCTACCCCTTCCCGCCCAACCCTGACCTGAACCCAGAACTGCGAAAGGCCCTCCTGCAGGAGTCGGCCCCGCAGCCTGTGCTACCTCAGGCCCAGATCCCCTTCCCCCGCCGCTCCCGCCGCCTCTCTAAGGAGGGCGTCCTGCCTTCCACCGCCCTGGATGGGGCTGGCACCCAGCCTGGGCAGGATCCTGCCAGCAACTTGTTCCTGCATCACTGGCCCTCGCAGCAGCCACCACCTGGCCCCCTGGGGCAGCCTCATCCTGAAGCTCTGGGATTCCCGCTGGAGTTGAGGGAGTCACAGTTGCTGTCTGACGGGGAGAGACTGGCACCCAACGGTCGCGAGCGGGAGGCTCCTGCCATGGGCAACGAGGAGGGCGTGCGGGCAGTGGGCACGGGGGACTGTGGGCAGGTGCTACGGGGTGGGGTGATCCAGAGCACGAGACGGAGGCGCCGGGCGTCCCAGGAGGCCAACCTGCTGACCCTGGCTCAGAAGGCCGTGGAGCTGGCCTCACTGCAGAACACAAAG GATGCCAATGGCTCTGAAGAGAAGCGGAAAAGTGTATTGGCTTCAACTACCAAGTGTGGGGTGGAGTTTTCTGAGCCCTCCTTAGCTGCCAAGCGAGCACGGGAGGACAGTGGGATGGTGCCCCTCATCATCCCAGTGTCTGTGCCTGTGCGGGCTGTGGACCCAACCGAGGCGGCCCAAGCTGGAGGTATTGATGAGGATGGAAAGGGTCCTGAACAGAACCCCACTGAACACAAGCCATCGGTCATCGTCACCCGCAGGCGGTCCACCCGTATCCCCGGTACTGATGCCCCAGCTCAG gctgAGGACATGAATATAAAGTTGGAGGGGGAAACTTCAGTGCGGAAACCAAAGCAGCGGCCGAGGCCTGAGCCCCTGATCATCCCCACCAAGGCGGGCACTTTCATCGCCCCTCCCGTCTACTCCAACATCACCCCATACCAGAGCCACCTGCGCTCCCCTGTCCGCCTCGCCGACCACCCCTCTGAGCGGAGCTTTGAACTGCCCCCCTACACACCACCTCCCATCCTCAGCCCCGTGCGGGAAGGCTCCGGACTCTATTTCAATGCCATCATGTCGACCAGCAgcatcccagcccctcctcccatcacACCAAAGAGTGCCCATCGCACCCTGCTCCGGTCTA ATAGCGCTGAAGTCACCCCGCCTGTCCTCTCTGTGATGGGGGAGGCGACCCCTGTGAGCATTGAGCC ACGGATCAATGTGGGCTCCCGGTTCCAAGCGGAAATCCCCTCAATGAGGGACCGTACCCTGGCGGCTGCAGACCCCCACAAGGCAGACTTGGTGTGGCAGCCGTGGGAGAACCTAGAGAGCAGCCGGGAGAAGCAGAGGCAAG tggAGGACCTGCTGACAGCTGCCTGCTCCAGCATTTTCCCTGGAGCCGGCACCAACCAGGAGCTGGCCTTACACTGTCTGCATGAGTCCAGGGGAGATATCCTG GAAACGCTGAATAAGCTGCTACTGAAGAAGCCCCTGCGGCCCCACAACCACCCGCTGGCAACTTATCACTACACAG GCTCCGACCAGTGGAAGACGGCCGAGAGGAAGCTGTTCAACAAGGGCATTGCCATCTACAAGAAGGATTTCTTCTTGGTGCAGAAGCTG ATCCAGACCAAGACTGTGGCCCAGTGTGTGGAGTTTTACTATACCTACAAGAAGCAGGTGAAGATTGGACGGAATGGGACGCTAACCTTCGGGGATGTGGATACAAGTGATGAAAAGTCAGCCCAGGAAGAGGCTGAAGTGGATATTAAG ACTTCTCAGAAGTTCCCAAGGGTGCCTCCTCCAAGAAGAGAGTCCCCAAATGAAGAGAGGCTGGAGCCTAAGAGGGAAGTAAAGGagaccaggaaggaaggggaggaggagatgccagagacccaggagaagggggagcaggaagaggggcGAGAGCGAAGCCGGCGGGCAGCAGCCGTCAAAGCCACACAGACACTACAGGCCAATGAGTCG GCCAATGACATCCTCATCCTCAGAAGCCACGAGTCCAATGCCCCTGGGTCTGCGAGTGGCCAAGCCTCAGAGAAGCcaagggaggggccagggaagTCACGAAGGGCACTACCGttttcagagaagaagaaaaaagcagagacATTTAACAAGACCCAGAACCAGGAGAATACGTTCCCTTGTAAAAAATGTGGCAGGTGA